Sequence from the Pagrus major chromosome 15, Pma_NU_1.0 genome:
TCTGATGGTTTCAAACATGTTGGCTGAACGCAAAAACTCAAGAGCAACTTTAGCGTGTTTACTTTACACTGATTAAGTGCGTGAGCTAACGTTACAGCCGTTGCATGCGCACACGTcatagctaacgttagcttaacaGCAGCCCGGACTTTTCGGACCACTGCAACAACACCGTCCCGGATGGCTGCCACAGTGGAGCACTCATTTCAAGATGTTGCTTCCAATAAAGTTGCTGAAAACACGTTGGTTGATAATGCTAAACCAAAGACCACCGAATTAATTTACCAGCGACAGACTAGGGCACTTCACGTCGATGACAGGCGCGTGTAAAGTTGCAAAAAATGGGACTTAAATCGATGAAGTGCAGCTACATGCTCTGCAAAGCTAAACTCAATACCATAAATGTAAACGGCATGACATTTCTTCTGTGGCGCGTAACTTCTTCCTTGCTGGAGGCAGTTCGGCAGTCCGGCGCTCAGTGCTGCCACCAGTGGCGGAGCGGTGCATTACAACAACACCCTGTTGTAACAGCATGGATCGTTGCAATTTAGCTTCCACCCATTAGTGGCAGCACTTAGGAGAAGCACTCTAGTGGGAAGGCAATGAAGAAATTATACCCATGTTGGATTTTTGATGGGCTATATTGGGTTTAATGGAACTGACCTGCATTACACCGGAGTAAGTCGTGTTTCTGTTGCTTTATGCAAGCCTCACATCGACGTGAAGTCTCCTGACATGCCGTTTTCAGCCAAATCTCATGCAGTCATTCCTGTAACTAAGCAATATTGACGTATTGTCGTACTGTTGCTAAGGGTTAGCTTATCTAGAGAATGATTAAACTGTTAAGAGGTGTATTGAACAAAACGGCGAAGGTTTATGGCCACATTTTTATTAAACAGAGCCAGCAGGCTTGACGATGAGGTCACAGTCGGCGGTGTTACAGACAGTGCTGTTAGTGATACTTGTCTGGCTGGCTTAGGTCAAATAGTTCACACCCCCTTCCTGTCACATGAGTGTTCAAAGTGTGGGCTGCAGCTTCATAGGTAacattaagtttgttttttccacagagaaatgtcttcTCCAGTCCAATCAGACGAAGATGAGGTGGAAGAAGTGGAGTTTGTATCAGTAAGTGACGTGTACACTTttatctatttaaaaaaatcaatgggTTCAAAGGATCACTAAAACCGTCTGCTTACTTTCTGTGTGCCGACATTGATTGAACCGATTGTGCACATCTTGATCCAGCCTGATAATcagactgaatttccatttcaCTTAATTCACAATTGTATCTTAATTGAGCCGCTGAACCATATAACAGGTTGCTCCTTATGTTGTAAGACTGTAGCTGATGATTCCAGCACAGATCACTTCACCTTTTCACGGGCACTCCcagaataaataatgaattgTATAAAGGGAGGTGTGTTTTATAACGCTAAATGACATGGTGTTTTGTACTTGCTTCAGGAGGCCCCTCTCAGACCAGTATTGGACTGTATTGATCTACGTAGTGACAGTGAGGATGAGGGATGTTCATCATCAGCAGGCACTGTGAGTGGATGAATAGAACAGCTTTTTTACCTGTCTAGCGTttttctaagaaaaaaaaattaataatcacCTTTTTATTCTCTTGCAGCTGGAAGATAAAATCACCTGCCATAAAGCGCGTGTCACATCAACACTGGACCGACTGGCACACCAGGTGGCTCTAGAGAAACAGGAAAgagcaaataaatgtagagcATTCAAGGTAAGATTGCTTATGTTTCAGACCATCGCCTTCAATTGCTTTTTTGATTTAGAATTTgttgccttttctttctttcttttttttttagaaaaggcAAAATTACATTATATTGCATACCTTATTTGTTCCCTCTTCCTAATTTTATGCCGTCAGTACTGAGATATCTGTATTCTACTCATGTTTCCATCTACACTGGCAAAGGAAAGGAGACGCCTTATGCATTAAAATGATATGATCACACTAATAGTGCTTCTACATTATCattatgtaatattttatttattaactgctccgcaaaaatgtgtttgtgtccataGCCATTGAAAGCAGAGTCCAGTCTGTAGCTTCAGCACTGGCAAAACCTCCTTAGCATTTCTGCAACCAGTTGTTATTTGTGTCTCCTTTATTCAGTAAACGTAACTTTAATGTTGAAGAAATTGTCTTTAGTGTGTCGAGTTGGTATATGGTGTCAAATAATAGCTGCAGTGCCACCCTGTGGACAGAATGGTTAGAAAACAAGTAACTGTGGCAAGCAGTGGCGTGGTCACTCCATACAGCATTATGCTGGCTAACACTTAGAGAACTCATATCAACACCATCAGCATTATGCTGGCTAACACTTAGAGAACTCATATCAACACCATCAGTTTCCACttacatctaaaaaaaaaaaaaaaatgtaatctaataTGTTGTGTCATCTCTTCATGACTCTCTTTTTCAGGCGAAGCAAATCTCACAAAGAGCTCATGGACAGCAGGAGCTGGCTTTTAGTCCAACAAATGGAGTTAATCGGGAAGCAAAGCGCTGTGTAGACATGTGGTTAAAGATGCCAGGTACATTTTCAATCTGAATCAGAAACCTGTTGCAAAATCACCAACACTGTCACTTGTAAATCTCAGATGATTCAAGCCTTTGTGTCTCTCTTCAGGTGTTAAACCTGGAGTGATCAGTGCTGGTTTTGGAAGAAGGCAAGGAGCTGCTTCTTTTCCCATCAATAGTTCAACTAGACACACTTGTCCAGTGATTAACTGTGGTCGAGTTTATGAGAATGCGTCCCTCCTCGAAGGGCATTTAAAAAGGTAATCCTCGTCTGTTAATTTCAGAGTAAGTTCACTACCTTTCCCACCATTTACTGAGTACTAACTTGGCATCTTTTGCAATGAAATATCTCATGTGTAGGTTTGATCACTCCCCTTGTGACCCAACCATCAATCTGAAAGGATGTCCAAATGAGCTCTTTGCCTGTGCTGCCTGTGGTCAACATTTTCAGACTAAAGAAGCCTGGAGGAGACACGTTGAGTCTAAGGTTGTTGCACTTTAATGACTGGGTTTTATATCATAATTATTTTGAGAAGAAACACGTTTTGAGTGACGTTGTTTTGGTTACCAGGTGTCCTCATCCGCTCCTGATGGTCACAGCGTCGCTCAGACCTATCAGAGGATTGTGTGTTTTGCCTGTCCCGCCTGCTACCTCTTCTTCAACCTGCGAGATGAGTGTCTTCAGCACATGTCAGCCAGAAACCACTTCACAGATTCACTTGCCATGACTGGTAAGGTTTATtgaatatttgtattttcaatACACCTTCATTTAAATGCAAcaattttttcaaaataaatgggCACAGGGAAGTGGAAATTGAGTCATTAAACAGTAACATTTAACAGTTTTCTATTTCATCCGTGCAATTGTAGGGATTGCTTAATtgataaatgtgtgaaattatTAAAGAATAACTTTTTTGGTTATATGTAATTGTGTCTGCAAAGGATTTGTATACGCAAGTTTCTATTGCACACTGGATAAGCAAATTATTCTAAATGATTTGGTTGtcatttaagtttattttacaTAAGACTGTCTTTAAAAAGTACTCgggatcttttctttttcttttcttcaagaaACCAGAGGAAGAGCACTGCCAATACCCATCCCACAATATGTGAAGAATCGTCTCATCACTTTGTGCAAGGATGCAACGTTCAATGTCCGATGCTCTTTATGTCACAAAGTACTGATCTCACATCAGGCAGCTCAAGCTCACTTTAAGTAAGTTTATCGTGATTTATTCAGTACACCTGCatatattatactattttatTCCAATATAAGCGCATATGTGCAGGTTCCTTTAACATGGCTGAACCAAGCAAAAATAAGCAattgactcctttcccattgccagtGGACAAGTTAGCTTTTCTGCTTTACTGCTGGTGTGTCACATTCAACATCGCAAATGCGCTTGAAAACATGggacagtagaaagcagcagatcatatacctcatcagactacatcggGAAgacatttcacttgttttaaaaagtctgaataaCATTGCGAATCAGtttttctggagctgatgatggaatttgctaaggagtgagacatttCGCTCATTCTCATCGCTGTTAAGAATTGCACGTACGCAGATGGATAGGGCAGCTGGCAAGAACTGAGTACAGACATTTTGGCCAGTGATAATGCTACCATGGTTACTTACTCTTTTACCTCAGTCTCTCTTTTAAACTTAACTGAAAAATGTTGCTTGAACTGGGATAGATGGAAGGAACACTATTTATGTGCCTACGTCCTTAACTTGAACCCTTGTGACATATTTCCATCACAGCCTGTTGGAGCTTGAGCCAGTAAACCTGGAAACTGGTGCCgattttaccttttttatttttctcactgaaGACAAAAGGCAGATGTTAATGGGTGTGAGCAGGTTTTCTGTCCAGTGTGAAATCTGTATTACTATCTTTTGATATTCCATATGTGTTCAGCAGACATGACTTTTGTtcgttttgttgtttttgtttttgtttgacaagTGTTCTGTGTAACTgaattttactttctttttccttctgttaTAGTGTGCAATGCAGACAGGGCTGTGCGGTGGCCAAGGCCGATAAAACCGTAGTGCAAGTAATGAAACAGCTGCAAGTGCGAGGCCAATGCTCCCTCTGCTGTAAAATCTTCCTCAGCCAGGCTGAAATTGAGAGACACAAGGAATCGACCCAGCACGACGTGGAGGTCAACCAAACAATGGAGAAAGCAGTCCTTCAGCACTGCAGGTTTGGTgaaattcaacacacacacagagccacagaggcACAGCGGAAACGAGAGTCCACTGGCCTTGAAACACCTTTTCAAAAGAGGAATAAGAAGAGGAATGATTGTGAAGAATTTCCAGCCAAACGGCAGAGACTAAGCCCAAGTGTGCATGGCAACTCAACAACAGCATGGTTCTGTGAGTGTGGTGCACAGTTctcagaggaggctgcagccAGTAAGCATCTCTTGGCCGTGAACCAGATTTTCCATCAGTGCGGCGTGTGTGGCAAACACATGGGAGAGTCCTCAATTACCCGCCTGCATATGAGCCGCTTCCACGGGGGAGCTCATCTCTCCAACTACCTCTTCTACTGCCGCAAGTGCAAAGTGGAAATGCCTCGCTACGAAGATATCTTGTCACATGTGTCAGAGGTTCACAGCGGACACACCTACTTCACCGAACAAGAAGTGCCCGAGGAGCTCGCCACTCTCATCGATGCCAAGCCGTCCACCAGCGCCCACCATTCGTCTTCCAAAAAGTCCACAATCCAGCAGAACACAGTAGGGACATCTTCCTTAAAAGCAGAGCAGACTTGGATGTGCAGGATGTGCGAGGACGTCTTTGACTCAGAGGAGGACGTCCACAAACACTGCAGCGACATGAACAGTCACAGCTATCAGAGATACATCTGTGGACACTGCCCTCAGAAGTTCTTCAAAGAGTCCACCGTACGCAGACATTGTGCGAATGAGCACAACGGGCAGATAAAAAGCTCCCACTTCTGCGGCCTCTGCGACAGCATGCCGTTTAACTCAGAGGGCGAGTTCCTGGAGCACTACAAGAGTCTTCACAGCAGGGACTACTACTGTATGGATGATGGTGCTCAGCCTGCTGTTGCTGAGAGCACCAGTCAGCTCACATGCCAATGCATGGGTTCAGAAAAGAGCAAAGACGAAATGAAAGCTATATACACACAATGTATGAGAGACTTGGCCGATAAGGGAAAATGTCATTATGTGTGTGCTCCTTGCGGTGTGTCCGTGCCCTCCTACGCACAGATGAAGACTCACGTCCACATGAAACACCCAGCTCTGAACCTGGACAAGACCTTCGACGTAGAGTGCAAAGCTTGCCAGGAGAGTTTCACAGGCGTACCAAGTTTCCATAAACACTATCACTCCCGACACTGTACAATGGAGCCATGCATGAGCTCCAGGACCTGCAGTAAAGAAGCAAAAGCAGCCACTGTAAAAGTACTCGATGCTGTGGAGATCAAACCAGACACCAATGGTAAATCTgttagaaatgtttttcatttattaatcTATGTTTTGCAGGCAGagtttaatttagttttcaTGTTGGCATTTCAGAGATAGAAGATGAGACACTGGTGAAGTTTTTGAACCAGGATCAGGCCAACAAGGAGAGTGAAGTGCATGA
This genomic interval carries:
- the znf451 gene encoding E3 SUMO-protein ligase ZNF451 isoform X3, which gives rise to MELTCITPEEMSSPVQSDEDEVEEVEFVSLEDKITCHKARVTSTLDRLAHQVALEKQERANKCRAFKAKQISQRAHGQQELAFSPTNGVNREAKRCVDMWLKMPGVKPGVISAGFGRRQGAASFPINSSTRHTCPVINCGRVYENASLLEGHLKRFDHSPCDPTINLKGCPNELFACAACGQHFQTKEAWRRHVESKVSSSAPDGHSVAQTYQRIVCFACPACYLFFNLRDECLQHMSARNHFTDSLAMTETRGRALPIPIPQYVKNRLITLCKDATFNVRCSLCHKVLISHQAAQAHFNVQCRQGCAVAKADKTVVQVMKQLQVRGQCSLCCKIFLSQAEIERHKESTQHDVEVNQTMEKAVLQHCRFGEIQHTHRATEAQRKRESTGLETPFQKRNKKRNDCEEFPAKRQRLSPSVHGNSTTAWFCECGAQFSEEAAASKHLLAVNQIFHQCGVCGKHMGESSITRLHMSRFHGGAHLSNYLFYCRKCKVEMPRYEDILSHVSEVHSGHTYFTEQEVPEELATLIDAKPSTSAHHSSSKKSTIQQNTVGTSSLKAEQTWMCRMCEDVFDSEEDVHKHCSDMNSHSYQRYICGHCPQKFFKESTVRRHCANEHNGQIKSSHFCGLCDSMPFNSEGEFLEHYKSLHSRDYYCMDDGAQPAVAESTSQLTCQCMGSEKSKDEMKAIYTQCMRDLADKGKCHYVCAPCGVSVPSYAQMKTHVHMKHPALNLDKTFDVECKACQESFTGVPSFHKHYHSRHCTMEPCMSSRTCSKEAKAATVKVLDAVEIKPDTNEIEDETLVKFLNQDQANKESEVHEDESDNETSVSAEEARESAELEEALQRSLLEF
- the znf451 gene encoding E3 SUMO-protein ligase ZNF451 isoform X4: MSSPVQSDEDEVEEVEFVSLEDKITCHKARVTSTLDRLAHQVALEKQERANKCRAFKAKQISQRAHGQQELAFSPTNGVNREAKRCVDMWLKMPGVKPGVISAGFGRRQGAASFPINSSTRHTCPVINCGRVYENASLLEGHLKRFDHSPCDPTINLKGCPNELFACAACGQHFQTKEAWRRHVESKVSSSAPDGHSVAQTYQRIVCFACPACYLFFNLRDECLQHMSARNHFTDSLAMTETRGRALPIPIPQYVKNRLITLCKDATFNVRCSLCHKVLISHQAAQAHFNVQCRQGCAVAKADKTVVQVMKQLQVRGQCSLCCKIFLSQAEIERHKESTQHDVEVNQTMEKAVLQHCRFGEIQHTHRATEAQRKRESTGLETPFQKRNKKRNDCEEFPAKRQRLSPSVHGNSTTAWFCECGAQFSEEAAASKHLLAVNQIFHQCGVCGKHMGESSITRLHMSRFHGGAHLSNYLFYCRKCKVEMPRYEDILSHVSEVHSGHTYFTEQEVPEELATLIDAKPSTSAHHSSSKKSTIQQNTVGTSSLKAEQTWMCRMCEDVFDSEEDVHKHCSDMNSHSYQRYICGHCPQKFFKESTVRRHCANEHNGQIKSSHFCGLCDSMPFNSEGEFLEHYKSLHSRDYYCMDDGAQPAVAESTSQLTCQCMGSEKSKDEMKAIYTQCMRDLADKGKCHYVCAPCGVSVPSYAQMKTHVHMKHPALNLDKTFDVECKACQESFTGVPSFHKHYHSRHCTMEPCMSSRTCSKEAKAATVKVLDAVEIKPDTNEIEDETLVKFLNQDQANKESEVHEDESDNETSVSAEEARESAELEEALQRSLLEF
- the znf451 gene encoding E3 SUMO-protein ligase ZNF451 isoform X2; amino-acid sequence: MSSPVQSDEDEVEEVEFVSEAPLRPVLDCIDLRSDSEDEGCSSSAGTLEDKITCHKARVTSTLDRLAHQVALEKQERANKCRAFKAKQISQRAHGQQELAFSPTNGVNREAKRCVDMWLKMPGVKPGVISAGFGRRQGAASFPINSSTRHTCPVINCGRVYENASLLEGHLKRFDHSPCDPTINLKGCPNELFACAACGQHFQTKEAWRRHVESKVSSSAPDGHSVAQTYQRIVCFACPACYLFFNLRDECLQHMSARNHFTDSLAMTETRGRALPIPIPQYVKNRLITLCKDATFNVRCSLCHKVLISHQAAQAHFNVQCRQGCAVAKADKTVVQVMKQLQVRGQCSLCCKIFLSQAEIERHKESTQHDVEVNQTMEKAVLQHCRFGEIQHTHRATEAQRKRESTGLETPFQKRNKKRNDCEEFPAKRQRLSPSVHGNSTTAWFCECGAQFSEEAAASKHLLAVNQIFHQCGVCGKHMGESSITRLHMSRFHGGAHLSNYLFYCRKCKVEMPRYEDILSHVSEVHSGHTYFTEQEVPEELATLIDAKPSTSAHHSSSKKSTIQQNTVGTSSLKAEQTWMCRMCEDVFDSEEDVHKHCSDMNSHSYQRYICGHCPQKFFKESTVRRHCANEHNGQIKSSHFCGLCDSMPFNSEGEFLEHYKSLHSRDYYCMDDGAQPAVAESTSQLTCQCMGSEKSKDEMKAIYTQCMRDLADKGKCHYVCAPCGVSVPSYAQMKTHVHMKHPALNLDKTFDVECKACQESFTGVPSFHKHYHSRHCTMEPCMSSRTCSKEAKAATVKVLDAVEIKPDTNEIEDETLVKFLNQDQANKESEVHEDESDNETSVSAEEARESAELEEALQRSLLEF
- the znf451 gene encoding E3 SUMO-protein ligase ZNF451 isoform X1; the protein is MELTCITPEEMSSPVQSDEDEVEEVEFVSEAPLRPVLDCIDLRSDSEDEGCSSSAGTLEDKITCHKARVTSTLDRLAHQVALEKQERANKCRAFKAKQISQRAHGQQELAFSPTNGVNREAKRCVDMWLKMPGVKPGVISAGFGRRQGAASFPINSSTRHTCPVINCGRVYENASLLEGHLKRFDHSPCDPTINLKGCPNELFACAACGQHFQTKEAWRRHVESKVSSSAPDGHSVAQTYQRIVCFACPACYLFFNLRDECLQHMSARNHFTDSLAMTETRGRALPIPIPQYVKNRLITLCKDATFNVRCSLCHKVLISHQAAQAHFNVQCRQGCAVAKADKTVVQVMKQLQVRGQCSLCCKIFLSQAEIERHKESTQHDVEVNQTMEKAVLQHCRFGEIQHTHRATEAQRKRESTGLETPFQKRNKKRNDCEEFPAKRQRLSPSVHGNSTTAWFCECGAQFSEEAAASKHLLAVNQIFHQCGVCGKHMGESSITRLHMSRFHGGAHLSNYLFYCRKCKVEMPRYEDILSHVSEVHSGHTYFTEQEVPEELATLIDAKPSTSAHHSSSKKSTIQQNTVGTSSLKAEQTWMCRMCEDVFDSEEDVHKHCSDMNSHSYQRYICGHCPQKFFKESTVRRHCANEHNGQIKSSHFCGLCDSMPFNSEGEFLEHYKSLHSRDYYCMDDGAQPAVAESTSQLTCQCMGSEKSKDEMKAIYTQCMRDLADKGKCHYVCAPCGVSVPSYAQMKTHVHMKHPALNLDKTFDVECKACQESFTGVPSFHKHYHSRHCTMEPCMSSRTCSKEAKAATVKVLDAVEIKPDTNEIEDETLVKFLNQDQANKESEVHEDESDNETSVSAEEARESAELEEALQRSLLEF